In Tistrella mobilis, one DNA window encodes the following:
- the cydD gene encoding thiol reductant ABC exporter subunit CydD — protein sequence MQLAATLVWLPMAWIIARTLGQLADDAGTAAVLPAALAVLALGLLRAGLEALGTRMVFRAARAEVGRLRRRALAALAARDPLDPERAASGAAASVVAEQAEAVLPWLHRYRPVQLKVVAVPIVLLLAVGSLSWAAALILLVAAPLIPVFMALVGIRAKAASEAQLAELGTMNAVLMDRLRGLATIRALDAVDITAERLRGSAESVRRRTMAVLRIAFLSSAVLELFSALGVAMVAVYVGFHLLGDLSFGAWGGRMGLTQGLFVLLLAPAFFEPLRELAAVWHDRAAGEAAHDALTALGAAPAATDQAPEVVDLSQAPALSLRDLSFTHPASGRGIPQGFGLEVAPGERVALFGPSGSGKSTLLALIAGLALPDGGRITIGGRPLDASTRADLRRRIAWIDHRPHMIAGSLMANVRFGRAVDAGPPLARLLPGVDPARQVGEAGFGLSGGEAVRLAIARAIADPAADIVLADEPTAHLDGDTAARVRAALIEATAGRTLVVATHDPDLAAALDRVIRLEGAA from the coding sequence GTGCAGCTGGCCGCCACCCTGGTCTGGCTGCCGATGGCCTGGATCATCGCCCGGACGCTGGGCCAGCTGGCGGATGATGCCGGGACGGCGGCCGTGCTGCCCGCCGCCCTGGCCGTGCTGGCCCTGGGGCTGCTGCGGGCGGGGCTGGAGGCGCTGGGCACGCGGATGGTGTTCCGGGCCGCGCGGGCCGAGGTGGGGCGGTTGCGCCGCCGGGCCCTGGCGGCGCTGGCCGCCCGCGACCCGCTGGACCCCGAGCGGGCGGCATCGGGGGCGGCGGCATCGGTGGTGGCGGAACAGGCCGAGGCGGTGCTGCCCTGGCTGCATCGTTATCGGCCGGTACAGCTGAAAGTTGTGGCCGTACCGATTGTGCTTCTTTTGGCTGTGGGATCGCTGTCCTGGGCGGCGGCGCTGATCCTGCTGGTGGCGGCCCCGCTGATCCCGGTTTTCATGGCCCTGGTCGGCATCCGCGCCAAGGCGGCGAGCGAGGCGCAGCTGGCCGAACTCGGCACCATGAACGCGGTGCTGATGGACCGGCTGCGCGGGCTTGCCACCATCCGGGCGCTCGATGCCGTGGACATCACCGCAGAGCGCCTGCGCGGGTCTGCCGAAAGCGTGCGGCGGCGAACCATGGCGGTGCTGCGCATCGCCTTTCTGTCCTCGGCGGTGCTGGAGCTGTTCTCGGCGCTGGGGGTGGCGATGGTTGCGGTCTATGTCGGCTTTCACCTGCTGGGGGATCTGAGTTTCGGCGCCTGGGGCGGGCGGATGGGGCTGACCCAGGGCCTGTTCGTGCTGCTGCTGGCCCCGGCGTTTTTCGAGCCGCTGCGCGAGCTGGCGGCGGTCTGGCACGACCGCGCCGCGGGCGAGGCGGCGCATGACGCGCTGACCGCACTTGGGGCGGCACCGGCGGCGACCGACCAGGCGCCGGAGGTGGTCGACCTTTCCCAAGCGCCTGCGCTCTCGCTCAGGGATCTGTCCTTCACCCATCCGGCGAGCGGCCGGGGCATCCCCCAGGGCTTCGGCCTTGAGGTGGCGCCGGGCGAGCGGGTGGCGCTGTTCGGCCCCTCGGGTTCGGGCAAATCCACCCTGCTGGCGCTGATCGCGGGGCTGGCCCTGCCCGATGGCGGGCGGATCACCATCGGCGGCAGGCCGCTCGACGCATCGACCCGGGCGGATCTGCGCCGGCGGATCGCCTGGATCGACCATCGGCCGCATATGATCGCAGGCAGCCTGATGGCGAATGTCCGCTTTGGCCGGGCGGTGGATGCCGGCCCGCCGCTCGCCCGGCTGCTGCCGGGGGTAGACCCGGCACGCCAGGTGGGCGAGGCCGGGTTCGGGCTGTCGGGCGGCGAGGCGGTGCGGCTGGCGATCGCCCGCGCCATCGCCGACCCCGCCGCCGATATCGTGCTGGCCGACGAGCCGACCGCGCATCTGGACGGCGACACCGCCGCCCGGGTGCGCGCCGCCCTGATCGAGGCCACCGCCGGCCGCACGCTGGTGGTGGCGACCCACGATCCCGACCTGGCCGCCGCACTCGACCGGGTGATCCGGCTGGAGGGGGCGGCATGA